A genome region from bacterium includes the following:
- a CDS encoding glycosyltransferase family 4 protein — protein MNAHPRKKVAVITKYFHPVVAGIENNIMQTYTTLQKDFGWDVTIHTSKDTYVKKDCLSPEETINTLTVKRYQTGMFGFNPEIDWKNIDVIALHNFDIFFVRYLVKALYLKLMGKKTFALIVTPHGGFSPEWSMFPPFSRFIKKIYTYTLGAWLINATVDGVRAVSGWERSEEIKFIKNDKVHLIDNGLEDEAYTDIEKLASGKIKKDVQAYGRYVIQIARVYPIKNFETAIKSLAYVPEDIKFVIVGQLQDEEYQHSLALLIKRLHLENRVIFAGVVRGVDKYYLMRHAIAMVHMALWESGCNVVREGMSQGLPCIVSNVYGLPGLVKDEINGFCLSVHNEKNVAERITWILDKKNSSTVQKIRAANILFGKGQSWKDVAKKMNDFYLENLKTI, from the coding sequence TTTGGATGGGATGTGACGATTCACACATCCAAAGATACCTATGTAAAAAAAGATTGTTTGTCCCCCGAGGAGACAATAAACACCCTCACCGTGAAGCGTTACCAAACTGGTATGTTCGGGTTTAATCCCGAGATAGATTGGAAAAATATCGATGTTATCGCTCTCCATAATTTTGATATTTTTTTCGTTCGCTATCTCGTTAAGGCTCTGTACCTCAAACTCATGGGTAAAAAAACGTTTGCTCTAATAGTAACTCCGCACGGAGGATTTAGTCCAGAATGGTCAATGTTTCCTCCGTTCAGTCGCTTTATCAAAAAAATTTATACTTATACGTTGGGCGCATGGCTTATCAATGCCACGGTCGATGGCGTGCGTGCAGTTTCGGGATGGGAACGTTCAGAAGAAATAAAATTTATTAAAAACGACAAGGTTCATCTTATTGATAATGGTTTGGAAGATGAGGCATATACAGATATTGAAAAATTGGCTAGTGGAAAAATTAAGAAAGACGTGCAAGCGTATGGACGATATGTCATTCAAATTGCCAGAGTGTATCCGATTAAAAATTTTGAGACTGCGATTAAAAGCCTCGCTTATGTACCCGAAGATATAAAATTTGTTATCGTAGGACAATTGCAGGACGAAGAGTATCAACATTCACTCGCGTTGCTTATAAAACGACTTCATCTTGAAAATCGTGTTATATTTGCAGGAGTTGTTCGCGGCGTAGATAAGTATTATCTCATGCGTCATGCTATTGCGATGGTGCATATGGCGCTATGGGAGAGTGGGTGCAATGTTGTGCGTGAAGGAATGAGCCAAGGGCTACCATGTATTGTATCCAATGTATATGGCTTGCCGGGTTTGGTAAAAGACGAGATTAATGGATTTTGTCTTTCTGTCCACAATGAAAAAAATGTTGCCGAACGTATAACATGGATTTTGGATAAGAAAAATAGTTCCACGGTGCAAAAGATACGAGCGGCGAACATTCTGTTCGGAAAAGGGCAGTCTTGGAAAGATGTGGCGAAAAAAATGAATGATTTTTATTTAGAAAATCTTAAAACCATATGA